The Schistocerca nitens isolate TAMUIC-IGC-003100 chromosome 8, iqSchNite1.1, whole genome shotgun sequence genome includes the window TCCAAATATTCAACCGACTGATCGGTCTTCACGGAGAAGTTTGTGAAGGCTGTCATCAACTCGTTTTGCTGGGTATTCATTTGTCACCACTTAATTCACTGAGGCCCAGTCTTAGATTGAGGTTTGTGTTGTATAACACACTTACAAATATCGAAGACAAGCAATCAGTGTTAAGGGGTGATTCAGTCATACGGAATTACTTTGGTATCTGTTACCAGCTTCATGTCTTGTTGACAAACTAGCCAATAATTGATCTGAGTAGCATGACCTCCACTTGTATAAGCAGCCAGATATGTTGGCCTCTTTTTAAAGTATGTGTTGGTCACAATGAAATCATATGCTTCTGCAAAATCAAGTATCCGACATCTATCATCGTTCCACACACTGAACCCATGTCCTCCATGGCATCGCATATATCCTTCTTTGTGAGCCCTGACATGTCCGTTTAAATCTCCTCCAACAATAGTGGACTCACCCTGTGGAATTGCTCGAAGGAGGgcttccagactgttccagaaCTTGTCCTTGTTATCCTCAGTG containing:
- the LOC126199121 gene encoding uncharacterized protein LOC126199121, whose protein sequence is MSIKIDSTVIAAHIVSCYASQTGCTEDNKDKFWNSLEALLRAIPQGESTIVGGDLNGHVRAHKEGYMRCHGGHGFSVWNDDRCRILDFAEAYDFIVTNTYFKKRPTYLAAYTSGGHATQINYWLVCQQDMKLVTDTKVIPYD